A stretch of Nonomuraea africana DNA encodes these proteins:
- a CDS encoding Tn3 family transposase, producing MVTDTGSYSDIVFGLLTLAGYSYAPQLADLPDQKMWRTHKTADYGPFNDVARGRINLAKIERHWEDILRIIGSIHTGAVRAHDVIRMLSRDGSPTQLCDAIAHYGRISKSLHILRLADEPDYRRQIKTQANLQEGRHDLARKIFHGRRGQLYQRYQDGMEDQIGALGLVLNALVLFTTRYTDAAVNQLRADGFDVRDEDVARLSPFVRHHVNVLGRYSFRLPDLPGGMRPLRDPDAADE from the coding sequence ATCGTCACGGACACCGGCTCTTACAGCGACATCGTGTTCGGGCTGCTGACCCTGGCCGGCTACAGCTACGCGCCTCAGCTGGCCGACCTGCCGGATCAGAAGATGTGGCGCACCCACAAGACGGCCGACTACGGGCCGTTCAACGACGTCGCCCGCGGCCGGATCAACCTCGCGAAGATCGAGCGGCACTGGGAGGACATCCTGCGGATCATCGGCTCCATCCACACCGGCGCCGTCCGCGCGCACGACGTGATCCGCATGCTGAGCCGCGACGGCAGCCCCACCCAGCTCTGCGACGCGATCGCCCACTACGGGCGGATCTCCAAGTCCCTGCACATCCTGCGCCTGGCCGACGAGCCCGACTACCGGCGGCAGATCAAGACCCAGGCCAACCTTCAGGAGGGCCGCCACGACCTGGCCCGGAAGATCTTCCACGGCCGCCGCGGGCAGCTCTACCAGCGCTACCAGGACGGCATGGAAGACCAGATCGGCGCACTCGGCCTGGTCCTCAACGCCCTCGTGCTGTTCACGACGCGCTACACGGACGCCGCGGTGAACCAGCTGCGCGCGGACGGCTTCGACGTCCGTGACGAGGACGTCGCTCGGCTCTCGCCGTTCGTGCGCCACCACGTCAACGTGCTGGGCCGCTACTCCTTCCGGCTGCCCGATCTGCCCGGCGGTATGAGACCCCTGCGTGACCCAGACGCGGCCGATGAGTAG
- the fdhA gene encoding formaldehyde dehydrogenase, glutathione-independent translates to MPGNRGVVYDGPGKVEVRETNYPDFELKDGPGVNPANVGRKLPHAAILKAVATNICGSDQHMVRGRTTAPPGLILGHEITGEVVETGPDVEYIKTGDLVSVPFNISCGRCRNCKERKTGVCENVNPDRPGSAYGYVDMGGWVGGQAEYVLVPYADWNLLKFPDKDRAMEKILDLAMLSDIFPTGFHGCVTAGVKPGSSVYIAGAGPVGLAAAASAFLLGAAVVIVADLNKERLDQAHSFGCETINVTLGEPKDQIMHILREPEVDCAVDAVGFEARGHGNEAEVERPAAVLNTLMDVTRAGGALGIPGLYVTGDPGASDEAARQGSLSIRIGLGWAKSHSFTTGQCPVMRYNRQLMMAILHDRVQIAKAVNATPIPLDQAPRGYHEFDEGAARKYVLDPHGMLSKAS, encoded by the coding sequence ATGCCTGGCAATAGGGGAGTCGTATACGACGGTCCAGGCAAAGTCGAGGTACGCGAGACTAACTATCCCGATTTCGAGCTCAAGGATGGCCCGGGAGTAAATCCGGCCAACGTCGGGCGCAAGCTGCCACACGCCGCGATTCTCAAGGCCGTCGCGACGAACATCTGCGGCAGCGACCAGCACATGGTCCGCGGCCGCACCACGGCCCCGCCGGGGCTCATCCTTGGCCACGAGATCACCGGCGAGGTCGTCGAGACCGGCCCTGATGTGGAGTACATCAAGACCGGCGACCTCGTATCCGTTCCGTTCAACATCTCCTGCGGCCGCTGCCGCAACTGTAAGGAGCGCAAGACCGGCGTCTGCGAGAACGTCAACCCTGACCGGCCGGGTTCGGCGTACGGCTACGTCGACATGGGCGGCTGGGTGGGTGGACAGGCCGAGTACGTCCTGGTTCCCTATGCCGACTGGAACCTGCTCAAGTTCCCCGACAAGGACCGGGCCATGGAGAAGATCCTTGATCTCGCCATGCTCTCGGACATCTTCCCGACCGGTTTCCACGGCTGCGTCACCGCAGGGGTGAAGCCGGGGTCGAGCGTCTACATCGCCGGCGCCGGTCCGGTCGGGCTCGCCGCGGCCGCCTCGGCTTTCCTGCTCGGGGCCGCCGTGGTCATCGTCGCCGACCTGAACAAGGAGCGTCTGGACCAGGCTCACAGCTTCGGCTGCGAGACCATCAACGTGACCTTGGGCGAGCCGAAGGATCAGATCATGCACATCCTTCGCGAACCGGAAGTGGACTGCGCCGTCGACGCCGTCGGCTTCGAGGCTCGCGGTCACGGTAACGAGGCGGAGGTGGAACGGCCCGCCGCCGTACTCAACACGCTCATGGACGTCACCCGGGCGGGTGGCGCACTCGGAATCCCCGGCCTGTACGTGACCGGAGACCCGGGCGCGTCGGACGAGGCCGCCAGGCAGGGATCCCTGTCCATTCGGATCGGTCTGGGCTGGGCGAAGTCGCACAGCTTCACCACCGGCCAGTGCCCCGTCATGCGGTACAACCGCCAGCTCATGATGGCGATCCTGCATGACCGGGTACAGATCGCGAAGGCGGTCAACGCCACACCGATCCCGCTCGACCAGGCACCGCGGGGCTACCACGAGTTCGACGAGGGGGCTGCACGCAAGTACGTGCTGGACCCGCACGGCATGCTCAGCAAGGCGTCCTAG
- a CDS encoding MIP/aquaporin family protein: protein MVGDLPRRLVAEAIGTMLLILFGAGSIVAALVIGNGQLDYAGLGIISLSFAVVVAIVIYAFGSTSGAHINPAVTIALAVGRRFSWAEVPFYIGAQLVGAFVGGLLIVGGFGRRAVELGGVGLTRLGEGVSYGQGILLEALGTFLLLLTIMALAVDRRAPTGWAGLMIGLAVAGEIFVIGPFTNGSVNPARTFGPYLTNSLFGGDTPWAQFGVYIAGPVIGAVLAVVVYDLVARPTHEVPERAEQGAAGEIVGAREPQGAAPEATRPTAAGDIPGARQPHDDQIRDRVGHGGRRRWRPGRGR, encoded by the coding sequence ATGGTCGGAGATCTGCCGCGGCGACTCGTCGCGGAAGCCATCGGAACGATGTTGCTCATCCTTTTCGGCGCCGGATCGATCGTGGCCGCGCTGGTCATCGGTAACGGCCAGTTGGACTACGCCGGACTCGGCATCATCTCGCTGTCTTTCGCCGTGGTCGTTGCGATCGTCATCTACGCGTTCGGCAGCACTTCGGGCGCGCACATCAATCCAGCAGTCACCATCGCTCTGGCTGTAGGGCGCCGATTCTCGTGGGCTGAGGTGCCGTTCTACATTGGCGCTCAACTCGTCGGCGCGTTCGTCGGTGGTCTGCTCATCGTGGGCGGATTCGGCCGACGGGCGGTCGAGCTGGGCGGTGTTGGGCTTACCCGTCTCGGAGAGGGGGTGAGCTACGGGCAGGGCATTCTGCTCGAGGCGCTCGGGACGTTCCTGCTCCTGCTCACGATCATGGCGCTGGCGGTCGACCGCCGGGCGCCGACCGGCTGGGCCGGCCTGATGATCGGACTCGCCGTGGCGGGCGAGATCTTCGTGATCGGTCCGTTCACGAACGGTTCGGTCAATCCGGCCCGCACCTTCGGGCCGTACCTGACGAACAGCCTGTTCGGCGGTGACACGCCGTGGGCGCAGTTCGGCGTCTACATCGCCGGCCCGGTCATCGGCGCGGTGCTGGCCGTCGTGGTGTACGACCTGGTGGCCCGCCCGACCCACGAGGTGCCCGAGAGGGCCGAGCAGGGTGCCGCCGGGGAGATCGTCGGTGCGCGGGAGCCGCAGGGCGCGGCGCCCGAAGCCACCCGGCCGACTGCCGCGGGTGACATCCCGGGGGCCCGTCAGCCGCACGACGATCAAATTCGGGATCGCGTGGGGCACGGAGGCCGCCGGCGATGGCGTCCAGGCCGAGGGAGGTGA
- a CDS encoding VOC family protein encodes MLTNIMYVTIYVTDQDRALEFYTEGLGLEKRIDFSGPDGRFLTVGVPDSPVQILLWSHARPRDSRATWASMPRPVR; translated from the coding sequence ATGCTGACCAACATCATGTACGTGACGATCTACGTCACCGATCAGGACCGCGCGCTGGAGTTCTACACCGAGGGACTCGGCCTGGAAAAGCGGATCGACTTCTCGGGGCCCGACGGACGGTTCCTCACCGTCGGCGTTCCCGATAGCCCGGTGCAGATCCTCCTGTGGTCGCATGCGCGGCCGCGGGACAGCCGGGCGACGTGGGCCAGCATGCCGCGCCCGGTCCGCTGA
- a CDS encoding VOC family protein, which translates to MGQHAAPGPLILESDDLRKDFEILRQRGVTFEESEPVDYPFGVRIEAADPDGNRVSLRQQRKP; encoded by the coding sequence GTGGGCCAGCATGCCGCGCCCGGTCCGCTGATCCTCGAATCCGACGATTTGCGAAAGGATTTCGAGATCCTGCGCCAGCGCGGCGTCACCTTCGAAGAGTCCGAACCCGTGGACTATCCGTTCGGGGTCCGCATCGAGGCGGCGGACCCGGACGGCAACCGGGTCTCGCTCCGTCAGCAGCGAAAGCCGTGA
- a CDS encoding site-specific integrase, whose translation MAIDRLIARREVHLREKCFYRMLYETVARAEEILPLNIEDLDFAGRRALVKAGAQSKARRRGQAREDFVLEPVYWDAGTARLLPRLLKNRTRGPVFVTHRRPGPGKVVSSRDVCPDSGLARLSYGQARALLDEHTALHGAGTGWDLHEFRHSGLTHLGEQGASLLMLMAKSRHKKAENVRRYFKPSPDAIAELTSLLAPGDTRRGGT comes from the coding sequence ATGGCGATCGACCGACTGATCGCCCGCCGCGAGGTGCACCTGCGGGAGAAGTGCTTCTACCGGATGCTGTACGAGACCGTGGCGCGGGCGGAGGAGATCCTGCCGCTGAACATCGAGGACCTGGACTTCGCTGGCCGCCGCGCGCTGGTGAAGGCCGGCGCGCAGTCCAAGGCCCGCCGCCGCGGCCAGGCCCGCGAGGATTTCGTGCTGGAGCCCGTGTACTGGGACGCCGGCACCGCCCGGCTGCTGCCGCGGCTGCTGAAGAACCGCACCCGCGGCCCGGTGTTCGTCACTCACCGCCGCCCCGGGCCGGGCAAGGTCGTCTCGTCGCGGGACGTGTGCCCGGATTCCGGGCTGGCCCGGCTGTCGTACGGCCAGGCCCGCGCCCTGCTGGACGAGCACACCGCGCTGCACGGGGCGGGCACAGGCTGGGATCTGCACGAGTTCCGGCACTCCGGGCTGACCCACCTCGGGGAGCAGGGGGCGAGCCTGCTGATGTTGATGGCCAAGTCGCGGCACAAGAAGGCGGAGAACGTCCGCCGCTACTTCAAGCCGTCGCCGGACGCCATCGCCGAACTCACCAGCCTGCTCGCACCCGGCGACACACGCCGAGGCGGCACGTGA
- a CDS encoding group II intron maturase-specific domain-containing protein, with protein MPSKKAIQSIKDKVKAKTYRSTRNMSLAELLVDLNRTLRGWANYFRHGVSKDVFTTIDSLAWGRIANWIFRKHSRLSRQEMRRRFCLPGTWKIAHDGIEFTGAASVAVTRYRYRGAKIPTPWTPTPAAAQASG; from the coding sequence ATGCCGTCCAAGAAGGCCATCCAGTCGATCAAGGACAAGGTGAAGGCGAAGACCTACAGGTCAACCCGCAATATGAGTCTGGCTGAGCTGCTTGTCGATCTCAACCGGACTCTGCGCGGATGGGCGAACTATTTTCGGCACGGGGTGTCCAAGGATGTGTTCACCACGATCGACAGCCTCGCCTGGGGTCGTATCGCGAACTGGATCTTCCGCAAGCACTCCCGGCTCAGCAGGCAGGAGATGCGCCGCAGATTCTGCCTGCCGGGTACCTGGAAGATCGCCCATGACGGTATCGAATTCACCGGCGCCGCCAGCGTCGCAGTGACTCGCTACCGCTACCGCGGGGCCAAGATCCCAACCCCGTGGACCCCGACACCGGCAGCCGCCCAAGCCAGCGGCTGA
- a CDS encoding sigma-70 family RNA polymerase sigma factor, with the protein MTAHPSGLVTEAFEAQRDRLRALAYRALGSHADAEDVVQEAWMRLVRQDEATIGNLAGWLTTVVGRISLDLLRSRQAHPETAYGHEFADLVVTPADDPAPDEQVALADSVGLALLVVLDSLTPSERLAFVLHDMFAVPFHEIGQILGKSADATKMIASRARRKVQATDRPAGPGREHQEVVQAFRAAALSGDFEALLRVLDPNVKLTVDTSDGMVVTLGATEVAAGARMFFGEVARHRPVLVNGIPGHMSWRPDGTPLSAIAFTVTEGRITGIHIVVDPAKLASIHLPAPA; encoded by the coding sequence GTGACCGCCCACCCGTCCGGCCTCGTGACCGAGGCGTTCGAAGCCCAGCGCGATCGGCTGCGCGCCCTCGCGTACCGCGCGCTGGGCTCACACGCCGACGCCGAGGACGTGGTCCAGGAAGCCTGGATGCGCCTCGTCCGCCAGGACGAGGCGACCATCGGCAACCTGGCGGGCTGGCTGACCACCGTGGTCGGCCGAATCAGCCTGGACCTCCTGAGATCCCGCCAAGCCCACCCCGAGACCGCCTACGGGCACGAGTTTGCGGACCTCGTGGTGACGCCCGCCGACGACCCCGCGCCGGACGAGCAGGTGGCGCTGGCCGATTCGGTCGGCCTCGCCCTGCTCGTCGTGCTCGACTCGCTCACCCCGAGCGAGCGCCTGGCGTTCGTCCTGCACGACATGTTCGCGGTCCCGTTCCACGAAATCGGCCAGATTCTGGGCAAATCCGCCGACGCCACCAAGATGATCGCCAGCCGCGCCCGCCGCAAGGTCCAAGCCACGGACCGGCCGGCGGGCCCCGGCCGCGAGCACCAAGAGGTCGTCCAGGCATTCCGCGCCGCCGCGCTCAGCGGCGACTTCGAAGCGCTCCTGCGTGTCCTCGACCCGAACGTGAAGCTGACCGTCGACACCTCCGACGGCATGGTCGTCACCCTCGGCGCCACCGAGGTCGCCGCCGGCGCCCGCATGTTCTTCGGCGAGGTCGCCCGCCACCGACCCGTGCTGGTCAACGGCATCCCCGGCCACATGTCCTGGCGCCCCGACGGCACCCCTCTCTCCGCCATCGCCTTCACAGTCACCGAAGGCCGGATCACCGGCATCCACATCGTCGTCGACCCGGCCAAACTCGCCTCGATCCATCTGCCCGCCCCGGCCTGA
- a CDS encoding DinB family protein: MADMIVPDPATRDILAIFENVRYRLFERLKDLTDAEYHWEPVSDCISIRPGDDGVFRVATLIPESSPEAPDPVTTIAWRIWHIGSLCLRGYVIHFFEDVPEFGDRHEWPGTAKEGVQALAEDWEHFISRIAALGDERLLAPIGLGPGGWADETYLKLALHALKEVAHHGGEIGLLRDLYLREGV, encoded by the coding sequence ATGGCTGACATGATCGTGCCCGACCCCGCCACGCGGGACATTCTCGCGATCTTCGAAAACGTGCGATACCGGCTGTTCGAGCGCCTGAAGGACCTGACCGACGCCGAGTACCACTGGGAGCCGGTCAGCGACTGCATCAGCATCCGCCCCGGCGACGACGGCGTCTTCCGCGTCGCCACGCTAATTCCGGAATCGAGTCCGGAGGCGCCGGACCCCGTCACGACGATCGCCTGGCGCATCTGGCACATCGGCAGCCTCTGCCTGCGCGGCTATGTGATCCACTTCTTCGAGGACGTTCCCGAGTTCGGCGACCGCCACGAGTGGCCGGGTACCGCGAAAGAGGGCGTCCAGGCGCTCGCCGAGGACTGGGAGCACTTCATCTCCCGTATCGCAGCCCTCGGCGACGAGCGCCTGTTGGCGCCGATAGGCCTGGGCCCCGGCGGTTGGGCCGATGAGACGTATCTGAAGCTCGCGCTGCACGCTCTGAAGGAGGTCGCGCATCACGGCGGCGAGATCGGCCTGCTGCGCGACCTGTACCTGCGCGAAGGCGTCTGA